A single window of Streptomyces sp. NBC_00464 DNA harbors:
- the secF gene encoding protein translocase subunit SecF, with protein MSRLGNLGARLYRGEVGYDFIGKRKIWYGVSILITITAIVGLAVSGLNMGIEFKGGAVFTTPKTSVSVDKAEELASESSGHQAIVQKLGNGGLRIQITEVDTAKSDQIKDELSKGLDVPTEKIAADLVGPSWGEQIANKAWTGLGVFMVLVVIYLAIAFEWRMAIAALVALIHDITITVGVYALVGFEVTPGTVIGLLTILGYSLYDTVVVFDSLKEGTKGITKQTRWTYSEIANRSINGTLVRSINTTVVALLPVAGLLFIGGGVLGAGMLNDISLALFVGLAAGAYSSIFIATPLVADLKEREPQMKALKKRILAKRAAAAAKGEPNEAELADERSPEDAAPAGAVVGQRQEPPRGHGRTPGNRR; from the coding sequence ATGTCGCGACTCGGCAATCTCGGCGCCCGTCTCTACCGCGGCGAGGTCGGCTACGACTTCATCGGCAAGCGCAAGATCTGGTACGGCGTCTCGATCCTGATCACGATCACGGCCATCGTCGGCCTGGCGGTCAGCGGCCTGAACATGGGCATCGAGTTCAAGGGCGGTGCCGTCTTCACCACCCCGAAGACGAGCGTCTCCGTCGACAAGGCGGAGGAGCTGGCGTCCGAGTCCTCGGGACACCAGGCCATCGTCCAGAAGCTGGGCAACGGCGGTCTGCGTATCCAGATCACCGAGGTGGACACCGCCAAGTCCGACCAGATCAAGGACGAGCTCTCCAAGGGTCTCGACGTCCCGACCGAGAAGATCGCGGCCGACCTGGTCGGCCCCAGCTGGGGTGAGCAGATCGCCAACAAGGCCTGGACCGGCCTCGGCGTCTTCATGGTCCTCGTCGTGATCTACCTGGCGATCGCCTTCGAATGGCGGATGGCCATCGCGGCCCTCGTCGCGCTGATCCACGACATCACCATCACGGTCGGTGTCTACGCGCTCGTGGGCTTCGAGGTCACCCCGGGCACCGTGATCGGTCTGCTGACGATCCTCGGTTACTCCCTCTACGACACGGTCGTCGTCTTCGACAGCCTCAAGGAGGGCACGAAGGGGATCACCAAGCAGACCCGGTGGACGTACAGCGAGATCGCCAACCGTTCCATCAACGGCACACTGGTCCGCTCGATCAACACCACGGTCGTCGCCCTACTGCCGGTCGCCGGTCTGCTGTTCATCGGTGGCGGTGTCCTCGGCGCCGGCATGCTGAACGACATCTCGCTGGCCCTCTTCGTCGGCCTCGCGGCCGGTGCGTACTCCTCGATCTTCATCGCCACTCCGCTCGTCGCCGACCTCAAGGAACGCGAACCGCAGATGAAGGCGCTGAAGAAGCGGATCCTCGCCAAGCGTGCGGCTGCCGCCGCCAAGGGGGAGCCCAACGAGGCCGAGCTGGCGGACGAGCGGTCCCCCGAGGACGCCGCGCCCGCCGGTGCGGTCGTCGGACAGCGCCAGGAGCCCCCCAGGGGCCACGGCAGGACCCCGGGGAACCGTCGATGA
- a CDS encoding adenine phosphoribosyltransferase — protein MTSTTESTRDLLLSRIRDVADYPKPGVMFKDITPLLADPVAFTALTDALAELCVRHGATKIVGLEARGFILAAPVAVRAGLGFIPVRKAGKLPGATLGQVYELEYGTAEIEVHAEDLSADDRVMVIDDVLATGGTAGASLELIRRAGARVAGVAVLMELGFLAGRERLAPHLQGAPLEALITV, from the coding sequence ATGACCAGCACCACCGAAAGCACCAGGGACCTCCTGCTCAGCCGGATCCGTGATGTGGCGGACTACCCGAAGCCGGGAGTGATGTTCAAGGACATCACTCCGCTGCTCGCGGACCCGGTCGCGTTCACGGCTCTTACGGACGCCCTCGCGGAACTGTGCGTACGGCACGGCGCCACGAAGATCGTCGGCCTGGAGGCCCGCGGCTTCATCCTGGCCGCACCGGTCGCGGTACGGGCGGGCCTCGGCTTCATCCCCGTCCGCAAGGCCGGGAAGCTGCCGGGAGCCACGCTCGGCCAGGTGTACGAGCTGGAATACGGCACCGCGGAGATCGAGGTCCACGCGGAGGACCTGTCGGCCGACGACCGCGTCATGGTCATCGACGACGTCCTGGCCACCGGCGGCACCGCCGGAGCCTCCCTGGAGCTGATCCGGCGGGCCGGAGCCCGGGTCGCCGGCGTTGCCGTCCTCATGGAACTGGGATTCCTGGCCGGCCGCGAACGTCTGGCACCGCATCTGCAGGGTGCTCCGCTGGAGGCCCTGATCACGGTCTGA
- the secD gene encoding protein translocase subunit SecD produces the protein MAAPKKGRGPAGGQGRPGRSLALILIAMVALTGGMFLADQPTPRLGIDLAGGTSITLEAKAEPGQESAINKTNMDTAVQIMERRVNGLGVSEAEVQTQGDRNIIVNIPKGTNSAQAREQVGTTAKLYFRPVLTVAQGTPTPAPSASSSDKASPSAKPSASASDKASSSSAKPSASATTQGRAVTGALKADSTPTPKASTTPKASSTPTASAEEQAAAADLQKKFEALDCSSKASRSKASQGTKATDTVVACEQDGSAKYVLGPAEVDGTDVDSAKAAINQQNGQWIVQMEFTGGGAKKFHTTTGKLAQQQSPQNQFAIALDGEVVSAPSVSEALSANAEISGSFDQQSAEELANVLSYGALPLSFQEQSVTTVTAALGGEQLRAGLIAGAIGLALVVIYLVAYYRGLAFIALLSLLVSGILTYTIMSLLGPAIGFALNLPAVCGAIVAIGITADSFIVYFERIRDEIREGRTLRPAVERAWPRARRTILVSDFVSFLAAAVLFVVTVGKVQGFAFTLGLTTLLDVVVVFLFTKPVMTLMARTKFFASGHPWSGLDPKRLGAKPPLRRSRRVNAPTDPKEA, from the coding sequence GTGGCAGCACCGAAGAAGGGCCGAGGACCGGCCGGCGGTCAGGGCAGGCCGGGGCGATCCCTGGCTCTGATCCTGATCGCCATGGTCGCTCTCACCGGCGGGATGTTCCTCGCCGACCAGCCGACGCCGCGACTCGGCATCGACCTGGCCGGTGGCACGTCCATCACGCTGGAGGCGAAGGCCGAGCCCGGCCAGGAGTCGGCGATCAACAAGACCAACATGGATACGGCGGTCCAGATCATGGAGCGCCGCGTCAACGGTCTTGGTGTCTCCGAGGCCGAGGTCCAGACCCAGGGCGATCGCAACATCATCGTCAACATCCCCAAGGGCACGAACTCCGCCCAGGCCCGTGAGCAGGTCGGTACGACCGCCAAGCTCTACTTCCGGCCGGTGCTGACCGTCGCCCAGGGAACGCCCACGCCCGCGCCGAGCGCCTCGTCCTCCGACAAGGCCAGCCCGTCCGCCAAGCCGAGCGCCTCCGCCTCGGACAAGGCGAGCAGCTCGTCCGCGAAGCCGAGCGCGAGCGCCACCACCCAGGGCCGCGCGGTCACCGGCGCCCTGAAGGCGGACTCCACGCCGACGCCCAAGGCGAGCACCACGCCCAAGGCGAGCTCCACCCCGACCGCCTCCGCCGAGGAGCAGGCGGCCGCAGCCGATCTGCAGAAGAAGTTCGAGGCGCTGGACTGCTCCAGCAAGGCCTCCCGCTCCAAGGCGTCCCAGGGCACCAAGGCCACCGACACGGTGGTCGCGTGTGAGCAGGACGGCTCCGCCAAGTACGTACTCGGCCCGGCCGAGGTCGACGGTACGGACGTGGACAGTGCCAAGGCGGCGATCAACCAGCAGAACGGTCAGTGGATCGTTCAGATGGAGTTCACCGGCGGCGGCGCCAAGAAGTTCCACACGACCACGGGCAAGCTCGCCCAGCAGCAGTCGCCGCAGAACCAGTTCGCCATCGCGCTCGACGGCGAAGTCGTCTCGGCGCCTTCCGTGAGCGAGGCGCTGAGCGCCAACGCCGAAATCTCCGGCAGCTTCGACCAGCAGTCCGCCGAGGAACTGGCCAACGTGCTCTCCTACGGTGCGCTGCCGCTCTCCTTCCAGGAGCAGAGCGTCACCACCGTCACCGCCGCCCTCGGTGGCGAGCAGCTCCGCGCGGGCCTCATCGCGGGCGCCATCGGCCTCGCCCTGGTGGTCATCTACCTGGTGGCCTACTACCGCGGGCTGGCGTTCATCGCGCTGCTCAGCCTCCTGGTCTCCGGCATCCTGACCTACACGATCATGTCGCTGCTCGGCCCGGCCATCGGCTTCGCGCTGAACCTGCCCGCGGTCTGTGGTGCCATCGTGGCGATCGGTATCACCGCGGACTCGTTCATCGTGTACTTCGAACGCATCCGGGACGAGATCCGCGAGGGCCGCACACTGCGCCCGGCCGTCGAACGGGCCTGGCCGCGTGCCAGGCGCACCATCCTCGTCTCCGACTTCGTGTCGTTCCTGGCGGCGGCGGTCCTGTTCGTGGTCACCGTCGGCAAGGTCCAGGGCTTCGCGTTCACGCTGGGCCTCACCACCCTGCTCGACGTGGTCGTGGTCTTCCTCTTCACCAAGCCCGTCATGACGCTCATGGCCCGCACGAAGTTCTTCGCGAGCGGTCACCCGTGGTCCGGACTGGACCCGAAGCGGCTCGGCGCCAAGCCGCCGCTGCGCCGGTCGCGCCGTGTCAACGCCCCCACCGACCCGAAGGAGGCGTGA
- the yajC gene encoding preprotein translocase subunit YajC, whose amino-acid sequence MNPVTLLPFIVLIGAMFLMTRSAKKKQAAAANMRNEMQPGTGVRTIGGMYATVKELHDDSVLLEIAPGVHAVYAKNSIGAVLDDAEYNRIVHGDEEELDVDGAVVPDDASSLIEADDADEVTSDDAKTDLVKKTEADDAEQADDKADKKSEGKADGEADAK is encoded by the coding sequence GTGAATCCCGTGACTCTCCTCCCCTTCATCGTGCTCATCGGGGCCATGTTCCTGATGACGCGGTCCGCCAAGAAGAAGCAGGCGGCGGCTGCGAACATGCGCAATGAAATGCAGCCCGGCACCGGCGTCCGGACGATCGGGGGCATGTACGCCACCGTCAAGGAGCTTCACGACGACTCGGTTCTCCTTGAGATCGCTCCCGGCGTCCACGCCGTCTACGCCAAGAACTCGATCGGTGCCGTCCTGGACGACGCGGAGTACAACCGCATCGTCCACGGTGACGAAGAGGAGCTCGACGTCGACGGCGCGGTCGTGCCGGACGACGCCTCCTCGCTGATCGAGGCGGACGACGCCGACGAGGTCACCTCGGACGACGCGAAGACCGACCTGGTCAAGAAGACCGAGGCGGACGACGCGGAGCAGGCCGACGACAAGGCCGACAAGAAGTCCGAGGGCAAGGCCGACGGCGAGGCCGACGCGAAGTAG
- a CDS encoding RelA/SpoT family protein, giving the protein MPDEAQPVAAPQPDKPEAAPATPATQQPAEKPKPPAPEPGTGPAPAEANGPAPASPAQPAVPVPPAPTAPKPPAKPAAAPVAPAGPVARTGGSSNRVRARLARLGVQRSSPYNPVLEPLLRTVRSNDPKIESATLRQIEKAYQVAERWHRGQKRKSGDPYITHPLAVTTILAELGMDPATLMAGLLHDTVEDTEYGLDTLRRDFGDQVALLVDGVTKLDKVKFGEAAQAETVRKMVVAMAKDPRVLVIKLADRLHNMRTMRYLKREKQEKKARETLEIYAPLAHRLGMNTIKWELEDLAFAILYPKMYDEIVRLVAERAPKRDEYLAIVTDEVQSDLRAARIKATVTGRPKHYYSVYQKMIVRGRDFAEIYDLVGIRVLVDTVRDCYAALGTVHARWNPVPGRFKDYIAMPKFNMYQSLHTTVIGPSGKPVELQIRTFDMHRRAEYGIAAHWKYKQEAVAGASKVRTDVPKNTGRGQDTVNDMAWLRQLLDWQKETEDPSEFLESLRFDLSRNEVFVFTPKGDVIALPAGATPVDFAYAVHTEVGHRTIGARVNGRLVPLESTLDNGDLVEVFTSKAVGAGPSRDWLGFVKSPRARNKIRAWFSKERRDEAIEQGKDSIARAMRKQNLPIQRILTGDSLVTLAHEMRYPDISSLYAAIGEGHVAAAGVVQKLVQALGGEDAANEDLAESSPPSHGRNKRRAKADPGVVVKGVEDVWVKLARCCTPVPGDPIIGFVTRGSGVSVHRADCVNVDSLSQQPERILEVEWAPTQSSVFLVAIQVEALDRSRLLSDVTRILSDQHVNILSAAVQTSRDRVATSRFTFEMGDPKHLGHVLKAVRSVEGVYDVYRVTSARRP; this is encoded by the coding sequence TTGCCAGACGAGGCCCAGCCAGTCGCCGCCCCGCAGCCCGACAAGCCCGAGGCGGCCCCAGCCACGCCCGCGACGCAGCAGCCCGCGGAGAAGCCGAAGCCCCCGGCCCCGGAGCCCGGCACAGGTCCGGCCCCCGCCGAAGCGAACGGGCCCGCGCCCGCTTCCCCCGCGCAGCCGGCCGTCCCCGTCCCGCCGGCCCCCACGGCGCCGAAGCCGCCCGCCAAGCCCGCAGCGGCACCGGTCGCCCCCGCAGGTCCGGTGGCCCGTACCGGCGGCTCGTCCAACCGGGTGAGGGCCAGGCTGGCCCGCCTCGGTGTGCAGCGCTCCAGCCCGTACAACCCGGTCCTGGAACCGTTGCTGCGTACCGTCCGCAGCAACGACCCCAAGATCGAGAGCGCCACGCTGCGGCAGATCGAGAAGGCCTACCAGGTCGCCGAGCGCTGGCACCGCGGCCAGAAGCGCAAGAGCGGCGACCCGTACATCACGCATCCGCTCGCCGTGACGACGATCCTCGCCGAGCTGGGCATGGATCCGGCCACCCTGATGGCAGGGCTGCTGCACGACACGGTCGAGGACACCGAGTACGGCCTGGACACGCTGCGCCGCGACTTCGGCGACCAGGTCGCCCTGCTGGTCGACGGCGTCACCAAGCTGGACAAGGTCAAGTTCGGCGAGGCCGCGCAGGCCGAGACCGTACGCAAGATGGTCGTCGCCATGGCCAAGGACCCCCGGGTCCTCGTCATCAAGCTCGCCGACCGGCTGCACAACATGCGCACCATGCGGTATCTCAAGCGGGAGAAGCAGGAGAAGAAGGCCCGCGAGACGCTGGAGATCTACGCTCCCCTGGCCCACCGCCTGGGCATGAACACCATCAAGTGGGAGCTGGAGGACCTCGCCTTCGCGATCCTCTACCCCAAGATGTACGACGAGATCGTCCGCCTCGTCGCCGAGCGGGCGCCCAAGCGCGACGAGTACCTCGCCATAGTGACCGACGAGGTCCAGTCCGACCTGCGCGCCGCCCGCATCAAGGCCACCGTCACCGGACGGCCGAAGCACTACTACAGCGTCTACCAGAAGATGATCGTGCGAGGCCGTGACTTCGCCGAGATCTATGACCTGGTGGGCATCAGGGTGCTCGTGGACACGGTCCGCGACTGCTACGCGGCGCTCGGCACCGTGCACGCGCGATGGAATCCGGTCCCCGGCCGGTTCAAGGACTACATCGCGATGCCCAAGTTCAACATGTACCAGTCGCTGCACACCACGGTGATCGGCCCCAGCGGCAAGCCCGTCGAGCTGCAGATCCGTACGTTCGACATGCACCGCCGCGCCGAGTACGGCATCGCCGCGCACTGGAAGTACAAGCAGGAAGCCGTCGCGGGCGCCTCCAAGGTGCGCACCGACGTCCCCAAGAACACCGGCCGCGGCCAGGACACCGTCAACGACATGGCGTGGCTGCGCCAGCTTCTCGACTGGCAGAAGGAGACCGAGGACCCCAGCGAGTTCCTGGAGTCCCTGCGCTTCGACCTCTCGCGCAACGAGGTCTTCGTCTTCACGCCGAAGGGCGACGTCATAGCGCTCCCCGCGGGGGCGACACCGGTCGACTTCGCGTACGCCGTCCATACGGAGGTCGGCCACCGGACCATAGGAGCACGGGTCAACGGGCGGCTCGTCCCGCTGGAGTCGACGCTCGACAACGGCGACCTGGTGGAGGTCTTCACCTCCAAGGCGGTCGGCGCCGGGCCCTCCCGTGACTGGCTCGGCTTCGTCAAGTCGCCGCGGGCCCGCAACAAGATCCGTGCCTGGTTCTCCAAGGAGCGCAGGGACGAGGCGATCGAGCAGGGCAAGGACTCCATCGCGCGGGCCATGCGCAAGCAGAACCTGCCGATCCAGCGCATCCTGACCGGCGACTCGCTCGTCACGCTCGCCCACGAGATGCGCTACCCCGACATCTCGTCCCTCTACGCCGCGATCGGCGAGGGCCATGTGGCAGCGGCCGGCGTCGTGCAGAAGCTCGTGCAGGCCCTCGGCGGCGAGGACGCGGCCAACGAGGACCTGGCGGAGAGCTCCCCGCCCTCGCACGGCCGCAACAAGCGCCGGGCCAAGGCGGATCCGGGCGTGGTCGTCAAGGGCGTCGAGGACGTCTGGGTCAAGCTGGCCCGCTGTTGTACGCCCGTGCCGGGCGACCCGATCATCGGCTTCGTCACCCGGGGCAGCGGCGTCTCCGTGCACCGCGCGGACTGCGTCAACGTGGACTCGCTCTCGCAGCAGCCGGAGCGGATCCTGGAGGTCGAGTGGGCGCCCACGCAGTCCTCGGTCTTCCTGGTCGCCATCCAGGTCGAGGCGCTGGACCGCTCCCGGCTCCTGTCGGACGTCACGAGGATCCTGTCCGACCAGCACGTCAACATCCTGTCCGCGGCCGTGCAGACGTCCCGCGACCGGGT